A single Anopheles arabiensis isolate DONGOLA chromosome 2, AaraD3, whole genome shotgun sequence DNA region contains:
- the LOC120908393 gene encoding uncharacterized protein LOC120908393 — MHNNNNNNSNGSNANTSKKNLLQRRGSNTSLTLNLRSGVGAGGGTGSTFGLNRFSSHNSLNTGMAGALGASNSHQHHSQQQQQQYHQQQHQQHQQQFPSSSMVRLAGSRKSLLERRNSNASLTLINVNQRTLSVSNCNLRGSICSLNSLLTTHTQNEPGPSDMMLEEDELDGNGDNDHHHYHHHHHHHNHHHHHHHGQHGGHSGPHHGGLHRGGGEGELRRFGSSVDAPFTGTDGAGVQSEMGRAGSRYNQAHERSEQQHHQHLHHAVGGGGGHHEESRSARQRKFRSSDSLHNINVREQGLHGGHGVAGPLQSRLMDADSKLMSGSGYPQCSCQSSFDERHHYGSSENFKEHQNKLSIHRGLFQRDPATVTSTSSANNLSALGTGTMYSGCCCPCCCGCCGCCGGVAGIGSHLDGCCGVSGPLKAGGNLSSSNSNVRNISTKPLSPQTTSEDFKIYLANIQFLQNASNVLTMAYLRKLHNFFTKTYRKMVAATATAAQEAFQQQQQKEDAAHKGQRESTKADGEAATTAGTKMMLLHSDSLHHPPVCDDESYEEEHKRMVLKIHQEFWDLPTNYQEKPLVFGSQAKNRYKTILPNEHSRVILEPERSPAAGGEPYINANYIKGPDYANNSYIATQGPLPNTIYEFWLMVYQNVARTATVAGRSCASAGLEQKIVMLTNFVENGRQKCAIYFPQTADEWVAFGSGADIDVGEMLREKDTITASIAAAEQQPEGQEAVGGVCQPVTVRVPCASCFFLVHNVAVEQRNGYTVRTLNVIYGAKVSDADAPDCDGSRALFELTQFRAHHYWFPDWPDHRSPKDINVLLDLSLDVLGSNVVDTPRPESSNSLKGNQPGTPGLEEVMGAAQLAALSSSCTPTVLPIVHCSAGIGRTGCLIAILNGLRQLRLSVMAHQRKQQQLKQSQAQAGETGHGELQTGGSKSAADRMQDELEQSLPLPPVPGSGPEGRRKSTVQMDGATLLAPNAAVGRGCQREGSAAVRESGQVDILGIVCNLRLQRGGMVQNSEQYELIHRALCLYLEKLTQDGHI, encoded by the exons atgcacaacaacaacaacaacaacagcaacggcTCGAACGCTAACACTAGCAAGAAGAATCTCCTGCAGCGGCGCGGCTCCAACACGAGCCTCACGCTGAATCTCCGCTCCGGGGTCGGGGCGGGCGGTGGCACCGGGTCCACCTTCGGGCTGAACCGCTTCAGCAGCCATAATTCGCTCAACACGGGCATGGCCGGTGCGCTTGGGGCGAGCAACAGCCATCAGCACcactcgcagcagcagcagcagcagtaccaccagcagcagcaccagcagcaccagcaacagttCCCGTCCTCGTCTATGGTACGGTTGGCCGGTTCGCGCAAGAGTCTGCTCGAGCGGCGCAACTCGAACGCCAGCCTGACGCTGATCAACGTCAACCAGCGCACGCTGTCCGTGTCGAACTGCAATTTGCGCGGTTCGATCTGCAGCCTGAACAGCCTGCTGACGACGCACACGCAGAACGAGCCGGGCCCGTCCGACATGATGCTGGAGGAGGACGAGCTGGACGGTAATGGCGATAACGATCATCATcactaccatcaccaccatcatcatcacaaccatcaccatcatcatcatcacggtCAGCATGGTGGCCATTCCGGGCCGCATCATGGCGGGCTGCACCGTGGGGGTGGTGAGGGTGAGCTGCGGCGGTTCGGAAGCAGTGTGGATGCGCCCTTCACCGGAACCGATGGCGCTGGAGTGCAGTCGGAGATGGGCAGGGCGGGCTCGCGATACAATCAGGCGCACGAGCGCTCGgagcagcaacatcatcagcatctTCATCAcgccgttggtggtggtggtggtcatcATGAGGAGTCGCGCAGTGCCCGGCAGCGCAAGTTCCGCAGCTCGGACAGTCTGCACAACATCAATGTGCGCGAGCAGGGACTGCACGGTGGGCATGGGGTGGCCGGTCCATTGCAGAGCCGGCTGATGGACGCGGACAGCAAGCTAATGTCTGGCAGTGGCTATCCGCAGTGCAGCTGCCAGTCGTCCTTCGATGAGCGCCATCATTACG GATCGTCGGAAAACTTTAAAGAGCACCAGAACAAACTGTCGATCCATCGGGGACTGTTCCAGAGGGACCCGGCCACCGTCACGTCCACCTCGTCGGCCAACAATCTGTCCGCGCTTGGTACGGGCACGATGTAcagtggctgctgctgcccgtgctgctgcggctgctgcggctgctgtggCGGCGTGGCCGGTATCGGCAGCCACCTGGACGGCTGCTGCGGCGTGAGCGGCCCGCTGAAGGCGGGCGGCAAccttagcagcagcaactcgaACGTGCGCAACATCTCGACCAAACCGCTCAGCCCGCAGACGACGAGCGAGGATTTCAAGATCTACCTCGCCAACATTCAGTTCCTGCAGAATGCCTCGAACGTGCTGACGATGGCGTACCTGCGCAAGCTGCACAACTTCTTTACCAAAACGTACCGCAAGATGGTCGCGGCTACAGCTACGGCCGCCCAGGAAgcgttccagcagcagcagcagaaggaagACGCGGCGCACAAGGGCCAGCGCGAGAGCACGAAAGCGGACGGGGAAGCGGCGACGACGGCCGGCACgaagatgatgctgctgcacaGCGACAGCCTGCACCATCCGCCGGTGTGCGACGACGAGTCGTACGAGGAGGAGCACAAGCGGATGGTGCTGAAGATCCATCAGGAGTTTTGGGACCTGCCGACCAACTACCAGGAGAAGCCGCTGGTGTTCGGCTCGCAGGCAAAGAATCGCTACAAAACCATCCTGCCGAACGAGCATTCACGCGTCATACTCGAACCGGAACGGTCACCGGCGGCCGGGGGTGAACCGTACATTAACGCGAACTACATCAAG GGTCCCGATTATGCGAACAACAGCTACATCGCTACACAGGGCCCCCTGCCGAACACGATCTACGAGTTTTGGCTGATGGTGTACCAGAACGTGGCCCGCACGGCCACGGTGGCGGGCCGATCGTGTGCCAGCGCCGGGCTCGAGCAGAAGATAGTGATGCTGACGAACTTTGTCGAGAATGGGCGGCAGAAGTGTGCGATCTACTTTCCGCAGACGGCCGACGAGTGGGTCGCGTTTGGCAGCGGGGCCGATATCGATGTCGGGGAGATGTTGCGCGAAAAGGATACGATCACGGCGAGTATTGCAGCAGCGGAACAGCAACCCGAAGGGCAGGAAGCTGTTGGCGGCGTTTGCCAACCGGTGACGGTGCGGGTCCCATGCGCCAGCTGCTTCTTTCTCGTGCACAACGTCGCGGTGGAGCAGCGCAACGGGTACACCGTGCGGACGCTGAACGTGATCTACGGTGCGAAGGTGAGCGACGCGGACGCACCGGACTGCGACGGATCGCGGGCCCTGTTTGAGCTGACGCAGTTCCGAGCGCACCATTACTGGTTTCCCGACTGGCCCGACCACCGTTCGCCGAAGGACATTAACGTGCTGCTCGACCTGAGTCTGGACGTGCTCGGCTCGAACGTGGTCGATACGCCGCGGCCGGAAAGCAGCAACTCGCTGAAAGGCAACCAGCCGGGCACGCCGGGCCTGGAGGAGGTAATGGGTGCAGCGCAGCTCGCAGCACTCAGCTCCTCCTGCACACCGACCGTGCTGCCGATCGTTCACTGTTCGGCCGGGATCGGTCGTACCGGCTGCCTGATAGCGATACTGAACGGGCTGCGACAGCTGCGGCTGTCGGTGATGGCGCACCAGcgcaagcagcaacagctgaaGCAATCGCAGGCGCAGGCAGGGGAGACTGGCCATGGTGAGCTGCAGACGGGCGGGAGCAAATCGGCTGCCGACCGGATGCAGGACGAGCTGGAGCAATCGTTACCGCTGCCACCGGTACCCGGCAGCGGTCCGGAAGGCCGTCGGAAGTCGACCGTCCAAATGGACGGTGCGACGCTGCTGGCACCGAATGCTGCCGTTGGGCGAGGCTGTCAGCGCGAGGGTAGTGCGGCAGTGCGCGAGTCCGGCCAGGTAGACATTTTGGGCATCGTGTGCAACCTGCggctgcagcggggcggcatggtACAGAACTCCGAGCAGTACGAGCTGATCCACCGGGCGCTCTGCCTGTATCTGGAGAAGCTAACCCAGGATGGACACATTTAg
- the LOC120895047 gene encoding uncharacterized protein LOC120895047: MLDAIVYNGCTHRLLRLGVALVFVSTLVDLLAASPTTVYDSYGDNRALPVRVDDRSSGGTFFSSPLHPPLSAQQGAGETLPPVQQQLVVGGGGGVTRVPWYGLTELSDVLLLGVLVTVAVLGTLLFVVLVLGLRAKLHLLRQDRAAAGDDRAELAADYAQECSAIKCVGSGGKGKVIKTPPASPPILLLEAGAVVKPVPTTCIAVTGVNGGRRRTEQHLNQSDKRHRSPGGRGSKRRPPPVASGQPLPVATVNMSASIGATASIDSANSSASGRETTEHVTIDDKDRHHRGQPRAEQGEEQQQPVSPLPSAPPPPSDKRNVLKRQAVAELSVFAGLPAPGTPGSGSPTAYLQLLTPLSASSLSTSAATTDNNATPTKGEPGGGSAAGGGPLSAAESMAAARFGFSPRSIHSFTMQTATYFRFPDVDDFTPTPRTLPKRHGAPAAMKPAPPRPPSMRAPKRRRRTVVANPRHRRKEEGEGGRNKWWPTNLTEGARLVEENLTSTIPVQELVGMAAHRTGGFAKRTNEMPDDHRTHRHRCDEDGKAARQRSAARAKRVRQRRADRRRRAPPSRRGSLRNRS, translated from the coding sequence ATGCTGGATGCGATTGTGTACAACGGCTGCACGCATCGATTGCTGCGATTGGGGGTAGCGCTTGTGTTTGTGAGCACGCTGGTGGACTTGCTAGCCGCGTCACCGACCACCGTGTACGATAGTTACGGCGACAACCGGGCGCTTCCGGTGCGCGTAGACGACCGCTCGAGCGGCGGCACCTTCTTCTCATCCCCGCTACATCCGCCACTTTCCGCACAGCAGGGCGCAGGGGAAACGCTCCCGCCAGTGCAACAGCAGCTGGTggtcggcggtggcggcggcgtgACGCGCGTCCCGTGGTACGGCCTGACCGAGCTGTCCGACGTTTTGCTACTCGGTGTGCTGGTGACAGTTGCCGTGCTCGGAACGCTACTGTTCGTTGTGTTAGTGTTGGGCCTGCGGGCCAAGTTGCACCTGCTGCGGCAGGACCGGGCTGCCGCTGGGGACGATCGCGCGGAACTGGCCGCGGACTATGCGCAGGAGTGCAGTGCGATCAAGTGCGTGGGAAGTGGAGGGAAAGGGAAAGTGATCAAAACACCGCCAGCGTCGCCTCCAATCTTGCTGCTGGAAGCGGGCGCAGTGGTGAAACCGGTGCCGACCACGTGCATTGCCGTGACCGGGGTGAACGGGGGCCGTCGCCGTACCGAGCAGCATTTAAACCAGTCCGACAAGCGGCACCGCTCACCGGGGGGCAGGGGGAGCAAGAGGCGGCCGCCACCGGTCGCCAGTGGGCAACCGTTGCCGGTGGCAACGGTAAACATGAGTGCGTCGATCGGGGCAACCGCGTCGATCGATTCTGCCAACAGCAGCGCTAGTGGGCGCGAAACCACCGAGCACGTTACCATCGACGATAAGGACAGGCACCATCGAGGACAGCCACGTGCCGAGCAGGgcgaagagcagcagcagccagtgtCACCGCTGccatcagcaccaccaccaccgtccgaCAAGCGGAACGTGCTCAAACGGCAAGCCGTAGCGGAGCTGTCCGTATTTGCCGGTCTGCCAGCGCCGGGAACGCCCGGTAGCGGATCGCCCACCGCCTACCTCCAGCTGCTAACGCCACTGTCCGCCTCGTCGCTCTCCACGTCCGCCGCTACCACCGACAATAATGCGACCCCGACGAAGGGCGAGCCCGGTGGGGGCAGCGCGGCCGGCGGCGGTCCCCTGTCCGCCGCGGAATCGATGGCCGCCGCACGGTTCGGCTTTTCGCCCCGGTCGATACACTCCTTCACCATGCAGACGGCCACGTACTTTCGCTTCCCGGACGTGGACGATTTCACACCGACACCGCGCACGCTGCCGAAGCGGCACGGGGCGCCGGCGGCGATGAAACCTGCTCCACCCCGCCCGCCGTCGATGCGCGCaccgaagaggaggaggaggacggtgGTGGCCAACCCTCGCCACCGGCGAAAGGAGGAGGGTGAAGGAGGACGGAACAAATGGTGGCCAACCAACCTGACGGAGGGGGCGCGGCTGGTCGAGGAAAACCTCACCTCGACCATACCGGTGCAGGAGCTGGTCGGGATGGCAGCGCACCGAACGGGCGGATTCGCGAAGAGAACGAACGAGATGCCCGATGACCACCGAACGCATCGCCACCGATGCGACGAGGACGGGAAGGCAGCCCGGCAACGGTCGGCGGCACGGGCGAAGCGCGTCCGGCAACGCAGGGCAgaccgccgccgccgggcGCCTCCCAGTCGACGGGGTTCGTTGCGAAACCGATCGTAG
- the LOC120895208 gene encoding sideroflexin-2, which produces MSNIDIVQPLWDLSTFTGRLKHYFWITDPRTCFATDEELDRAKELYQSVKAGTIPQNTTIDQIHYAKKLYESAFHPDSGEKQNVFGRMSFQMPGGMAITGAMLQWYKTTTGVVFWQWVNQSFNALVNYTNRNANSSLSTTQLGVAYVSATTSALVAAVGYKAYLQKRATPLFQRYVPFVAVAAANCINIPLMRQNELIHGIGIEDENGNVVGSSRLAAAKGIAQVVTSRIAMCAPGMLILPVIMERLEQYQSFRRIAILHAPFQVLVVGCFLTVMVPTACALFPQKAELSTSVMKLVEPEFYEEMCKKNERVPELVYFNKGL; this is translated from the exons ATGTCCAACATCGATATCGTGCAGCCGCTGTGGGATCTGAGCACTTTTACCGGCCGTCTGAAGCACTACTTCTGGATAACTGACCCGCGCACATGCTTCGCCACCGATGAGGAGCTTGATCGCGCCAAAGAGCTGTACCAAAGTGTGAA GGCTGGCACTATACCTCAAAATACAACGATCGATCAGATACATTATGCGAAGAAGCTGTACGAAAGCGCCTTCCATCCGGACAGTGGCGAGAAGCAGAACGTGTTCGGGCGGATGAGCTTTCAGATGCCGGGCGGTATGGCCATTACCGGGGCCATGCTACAGTGGTACAA AACAACGACCGGAGTGGTATTCTGGCAGTGGGTGAACCAATCGTTCAATGCGCTCGTCAACTACACGAACCGTAACGCAAACTCGTCCCTCTCGACCACCCAGCTAGGGGTGGCTTACGTGTCGGCCACGACGTCCGCCCTGGTGGCTGCGGTCGGCTACAAGGCGTACCTGCAGAAGCGGGCCACACCATTGTTCCAGCGATACGTTCCGTttgtggcggtggcggcggctaaCTGTATCAACATACCGCTGATGCGCCAGAACGAGCTGATACACGGCATCGGCATTGAGGATGAGAATGGCAATGTGGTCGGTTCGAGCCGGTTGGCTGCGGCGAAAGGAATTGCCCAG GTGGTAACTTCCCGCATTGCCATGTGTGCACCGGGAATGCTGATCCTGCCTGTCATCATGGAACGATTGGAGCAATATCAGTCTTTCCGCCGTATCGCAATTCTTCACGCACCATTCCAGGTTTTGGTTGTCGGTTGTTT CCTAACGGTAATGGTACCGACGGCCTGTGCGCTGTTCCCGCAGAAGGCAGAGCTGAGCACGAGCGTGATGAAGCTGGTCGAGCCAGAGTTCTACGAGGAGATGTGCAAGAAGAACGAGCGCGTACCGGAGCTGGTGTACTTTAACAAGGGACTGTAA
- the LOC120895209 gene encoding nucleoside diphosphate kinase, translated as MIASLLAFFSLFSSAMAANKERTFIMIKPDGVQRGLVGQIMQRFEAKGFKLVAMKFMWPSKELLEKHYADLSARPFFPGLVTYMSSGPVVPMVWEGLNAVKTGRKMLGATNPADSEPGTIRGDLCVQVGRNIIHGSDAVESANKEIALWFKDEELVSWTPATEGWVYE; from the exons ATGATCGCTTCACTTCTCGCATTTTTCTCGCTGTTCTCATCCGCGATGGCCGCCAACAAGGAACGTACCTTCATCATGATCAAGCCCGACGGAGTCCAGCGTGGACTCGTCGGCCAGATCATGCAGCGCTTCGAGGCCAAGGGCTTCAAGCTGGTCGCGATGAAGTTCATGTGG cCATCGAAGGAGCTGCTCGAGAAGCACTACGCCGACCTGTCGGCCCGTCCGTTCTTCCCCGGACTGGTCACGTACATGAGCTCCGGCCCGGTCGTACCGATGGTCTGGGAGGGCCTGAACGCCGTCAAGACCGGCCGCAAGATGCTGGGCGCCACCAACCCGGCCGACTCCGAGCCCGGCACCATCCGTGGCGATCTGTGCGTCCAGGTCGGACGTAACATCATCCACGGCTCGGATGCGGTCGAATCGGCCAACAAGGAGATCGCTCTGTGGTTCAAGGACGAGGAGCTGGTATCCTGGACGCCGGCCACCGAAGGATGGGTGTACGAGTAA
- the LOC120907576 gene encoding cytochrome b5: MSEVKTYSLADVKSHNTNKSTWIVIHNDIYDVTEFLNEHPGGEEVLLEQAGREATEAFEDVGHSSDAREMMKKFKVGELIEAERKQIPVKKEPDWKMDQQDDNQLKQWIVPLILGLLATILYRFYFTQ, translated from the exons ATGTCGGAAGTGAAAACGTACTCGCTCGCGGACGTAAAGTCCCACAACACGAACAAATCGACCTGGATTGTGATTCACAACGACATCTACGATGTGACGGAGTTTTTGAACGAG CATCCCGGTGGCGAAGAGGTGCTGCTGGAACAGGCCGGCAGGGAAGCAACGGAAGCGTTTGAGGACGTTGGCCACAGCAGCGATGCCCGGGAGATGATGAAGAAGTTCAAAGTTGGCGAGCTGATCGAAGCGGAACGAAAACAGATCCCGGTGAAGAAGGAACCGGACTGGAAAATGGACCAGCAGGATGATAA CCAACTGAAGCAGTGGATAGTGCCACTTATCCTCGGACTGCTCGCCACCATCCTCTATCGGTTCTACTTCACCCAGTAA
- the LOC120907561 gene encoding tubulin alpha-8 chain-like, protein MREVISIQVGQAGCQIGNACWQLFTTEHGIQPDGLMAPNQAVEENMAAFFQDTRSGRVVPRSIFIDLEESVIDDIRNSSYKQLYHPEYMIMGKEDAANNFARGHYTVGKQIIDRVGNTIRKLSEQCDGLQGFLLFHSFGGGTGSGFTSLLLDQIVMDYAKKCKLQFAVYPSPKISTAVVEPYNAVLCTHGTMNTSDCCFIMDNEATYEICSKTLQIDRPHYTDLNALVAQVVSSATASLRFKGTMNVDLNEFQTNLVPFPRVHYPLVSYAPLVSASKASHESSSVAEIASACFTADNTMVKCDPRHGKYMACCMLFRGDVVPKDTNEAVAAIKKKRHISFVDWCPTGFKIGINQQAPSVLPGSELAKPKRAVCMLSNSTAISEAWARLNQKYDLMYKKRAFVHWYVGEGMEEGEFSEAREDLACLERDYEEVAGDTVASGEEYYDDDEY, encoded by the exons ATG CGTGAAGTAATCTCGATACAGGTAGGCCAGGCAGGATGCCAGATTGGGAACGCTTGCTGGCAGCTGTTCACCACCGAGCACGGCATACAGCCGGACGGGCTGATGGCACCTAACCAAGCAGTGGAGGAAAACATGGCCGCCTTCTTTCAAGACACACGCTCCGGCCGGGTGGTGCCGCGCAGCATCTTCATCGATCTGGAGGAGTCGGTGATCGACGACATCCGGAACAGCTCGTACAAGCAGCTGTACCATCCCGAGTACATGATCATGGGCAAGGAGGACGCGGCGAACAACTTTGCCCGCGGGCACTACACCGTCGGCAAGCAGATCATCGACCGGGTCGGCAACACGATACGTAAGCTGTCGGAGCAGTGCGACGGGCTGCAGGGCTTTCTGCTGTTCCACTCGTTCGGCGGCGGCACCGGGTCCGGGTTTACCTCGCTGCTGCTCGACCAGATCGTGATGGACTATGCGAAGAAGTGCAAGCTACAGTTCGCCGTCTACCCGTCGCCCAAGATCTCGACCGCCGTGGTCGAACCGTACAACGCGGTACTGTGCACGCACGGCACGATGAACACGTCCGACTGCTGCTTCATCATGGACAACGAGGCGACGTACGAGATCTGCTCGAAAACGCTGCAGATCGATCGGCCGCACTACACCGACCTGAACGCGCTCGTGGCGCAGGTCGTGTCGTCGGCCACCGCCTCGCTCCGCTTCAAAGGCACGATGAACGTGGACCTGAACGAGTTCCAGACGAACCTGGTGCCGTTCCCGCGCGTCCACTATCCGCTCGTGTCGTACGCACCGCTCGTCTCCGCCTCGAAAGCGTCGCACGAGAGCAGCTCGGTGGCGGAGATTGCGAGCGCGTGCTTCACCGCGGACAACACGATGGTCAAGTGTGACCCGCGGCACGGCAAGTACATGGCGTGCTGCATGCTGTTCCGGGGCGACGTCGTGCCGAAGGACACGAACGAGGCGGTGGCAGCGATCAAGAAGAAGCGCCACATCAGCTTCGTCGACTGGTGCCCGACCGGGTTCAAGATCGGCATCAACCAGCAGGCCCCGTCCGTGCTGCCGGGCAGCGAGCTGGCCAAACCAAAGCGGGCCGTCTGCATGCTCTCCAACTCGACCGCCATCTCGGAGGCGTGGGCCCGGCTGAACCAGAAGTACGACCTGATGTACAAGAAGCGCGCGTTCGTGCACTGGTACGTCGGGGAGGGCATGGAGGAGGGCGAGTTTTCGGAGGCGCGCGAGGACTTGGCGTGCCTCGAGCGGGACTACGAGGAGGTGGCGGGCGATACGGTCGCGTCCGGGGAGGAGTattacgatgatgatgagtatTAG
- the LOC120907545 gene encoding sarcosine dehydrogenase, mitochondrial: MLRLRANAVAKFKSHIAGGEQRAITAATSARKYSTESPLPESADVVIIGGGSAGCNTLYQLAKRGVRAVLLEKSKLTAGTTWHTAGLVWRLRPNDVEIRLLAATRDLLMSLEEETGHNSGWINNGGLFISHSPERLDEYSRLATLGKCFGIESHIVGPEQAQKLFPPLDPTSFTGALYSPGDGVVDPAMMCTALTKGATANGGLVVEDCTVSQIITGENLLGMKDVRGVLTNKGTIRTNTVVNATGVWGRDLIEPLGVFLPLIPMKHAYVVSETMDTIHQMLPNVRDHDFSLYFRIQGKSICMGGYENNPIMLNRVPGDFHFGLYDLDYSVFDTHIQGAVKLCPAFGSAGIKSTICGPESFTPDHKPLMGPDPTVSGLFHSVGYNSAGMMLGGGCAEQLAQWIIHDRPDRHMFAYDVRRFTPKQKKALNWATERSHEAYTKNYSIVFPHDEPLAGRNFTVDPFHKQMIQYGAVMEERHGWERPGYFLPDETVVVQPYDWYGYYDHPKNANTHYEEALKGDYTFGFSEHHDLIGEEALTCRHDAALFNLSYFCKLFLTGSQAKEAAEWIFTANLDKPINKTIYTCALNKRGGVEGDVTVSIVESGLGGLHDPIFKGRGYYIVAGGASAYHTKCHILAAIQEKAFRAVVSDHTEELGVLSLQGPKSREILQKITDFDLSNEKLLPMNSTAILTIKINPHYSCHVRVLRVSFVGELGYELHIPEESCNDVYNALMKAGYKESLRNAGYRALYSLSSEKGYHLWGSDLRSDDTPIEANLGFVCRKEGEYQGKEIVDRQRENGVSRRLAFFTLREQVPIWGLEAVYRDGEIVGHLRRGEYGYTLQKPIGQAYVQRADSSPITNQFLQSGHYQIEVMGKLYDADCHLRSPFDPKGERMLGIYK, translated from the exons ATGTTACGACTGAGAGCGAACGCGGTGGCAAAGTTTAAAAGTCACATTGCGGGTGGAGAGCAACGTGCCATCACTGCAGCGACCTCTGCACGCAAATATTCCACTGAAAGCCCACTGCCAGAAAGTGCCGATGTAGTGATCATAG GTGGCGGTTCGGCCGGTTGCAACACACTGTACCAGCTGGCAAAGCGTGGCGTCCGGGCGGTGCTGCTCGAAAAGTCCAAACTAACGGCCGGTACGACCTGGCACACGGCCGGCTTAGTATGGCGCCTACGACCGAACGATGTCGAAATTCGGCTGCTAGCGGCAACGCGCGATCTGCTCATGAGCCTCGAGGAGGAAACGGGCCACAATTCGGGCTGGATTAACAACGGCGGGCTGTTCATTTCGCACTCCCCCGAGCGGTTGGATGAGTACAGCCGGTTGGCTACGCTCGGCAAATGCTTTGGCATCGAGTCACACATCGTCGGGCCGGAACAGGCCCAGAAGCTGTTCCCACCGCTAGATCCGACCTCCTTCACCGGTGCCCTCTACTCGCCCGGTGACGGTGTCGTCGATCCGGCCATGATGTGTACCGCCCTGACGAAGGGTGCCACCGCTAATGGGGGGCTCGTGGTCGAGGACTGTACCGTGTCGCAGATCATTACCGGCGAGAACCTGCTCGGCATGAAGGACGTGCGCGGTGTGCTCACGAACAAGGGTACGATCCGCACGAACACGGTCGTGAACGCGACGGGCGTGTGGGGCCGGGATCTGATCGAACCGCTCGGCGTTTTTCTGCCCCTGATACCGATGAAGCACGCGTACGTCGTGTCGGAAACGATGGACACCATCCATCAGATGCTGCCAAATGTGCGCGATCACGACTTTTCGCTGTACTTCCGCATCCAGGGCAAATCGATCTGCATGGGCGGGTACGAGAACAATCCGATCATGCTGAACCGGGTGCCGGGTGACTTCCACTTTGGGCTGTACGATCTCGACTACTCGGTGTTCGATACGCACATCCAGGGTGCGGTGAAGCTGTGCCCGGCGTTTGGCAGTGCGGGGATCAAGAGCACGATCTGCGGACCGGAATCGTTCACACCCGACCACAAACCGCTGATGGGACCGGACCCGACGGTCAGTGGGCTGTTTCACAGCGTTGGGTACAACTCGGCCGGCATGATGCTGGGCGGCGGCTGTGCGGAACAGCTGGCACAATGGATCATACACGATCGGCCCGACCGGCACATGTTTGCGTACGATGTGCGACGTTTCACACCCAAACAGAAGAAGGCACTGAACTGGGCGACGGAGCGAAGCCACGAGGCGTACACGAAGAACTACAGCATCGTTTTCCCGCACGATGAGCCACTGGCTGGGCGAAACTTTACCGTCGATCCATTCCACAAG CAAATGATACAATATGGCGCAGTTATGGAGGAAAGACATGGCTGGGAACGGCCGGGATACTTCCTACCGGATGAAACGGTTGTGGTGCAACCGTACGATTGGTATGGCTACTACGATCATCCCAAGAACGCCAACACACACTACGAGGAAGCACTGAAGGGAGACTACACGTTTGGATTTTCGGAGCATCACGACTTG ATCGGCGAGGAAGCACTCACCTGCCGCCATGATGCTGCACTGTTCAATTTGAGCTACTTCTGCAAACTCTTCCTTACCGGGAGCCAGGCAAAGGAGGCCGCCGAATGGATCTTCACCGCCAACTTGGATAAACCGATCAACAA GACCATCTATACTTGCGCTCTCAACAAACGGGGAGGCGTGGAAGGTGACGTCACGGTTAGCATCGTAGAGTCGGGACTGGGTGGATTACATGATCCGATCTTCAAG GGTCGTGGGTACTACATCGTTGCGGGAGGTGCCTCCGCTTACCACACCAAATGTCACATCCTGGCCGCCATTCAGGAGAAAGCGTTCCGGGCAGTGGTGAGCGATCACACGGAGGAGCTGGGCGTACTATCACTGCAGGGACCGAAAAGCCGCGAAATTCTGCAGAAGATCACCGACTTTGATCTATCGAACGAGAAGCTGTTGCCGATGAACTCTACCGCCATACTGACGATTAAGATCAATCCGCACTACAGCTgccatgtgcgtgtgttgcgCGTCAGCTTCGTCGGCGAGCTGGGCTACGAGCTGCACATTCCCGAGGAAAGCTGTAACGATGTGTACAACGCGCTGATGAAGGCAGGATACAAGGAGAGTCTGCGAAACGCGGGCTACCGGGCACTGTACTCGCTCAGCAGCGAGAAGGGCTACCATCTGTGGGGATCGGATCTCCGGTCGGACGACACGCCGATCGAGGCCAACCTGGGCTTTGTGTGCCGAAAGGAGGGCGAATATCAGGGCAAGGAGATTGTAGATCGGCAGCGCGAAAATGGCGTCAGTCGGCGGTTGGCATTCTTTACGCTGCGGGAACAG GTACCGATCTGGGGCTTGGAAGCGGTCTATCGGGACGGAGAGATTGTGGGACATCTGCGGCGCGGAGAGTATGGTTACACGCTCCAGAAACCGATCGGCCAGGCGTACGTGCAACGCGCAGACAGTAGCCCAATCACGAACCAGTTCCTGCAGTCGGGCCACTACCAGATCGAGGTGATGGGCAAGCTGTACGATGCCGATTGCCATTTGAGAAGTCCGTTTGATCCGAAAGGTGAACGGATGCTGGGAATATACAAATAA